A part of Methanohalobium evestigatum Z-7303 genomic DNA contains:
- a CDS encoding helix-turn-helix transcriptional regulator, whose translation MKSSGLLSILTFSEKRKELLFLLLEEPKSLSEIKNYFGVSSPEISPRIKEMEEANLICKSDKRYHITSIGKIAAKYLQPLLDYLNVIEKHEDFWKEHTLQDIPEELLERLSDLNNCELLEDSTEHIYESHKEFTDNISKSTVVKGLSSIFIPTYPPFFEKLAINNVPTSLILTEPVFEKVKNEHTEQIQTYLDAESTSLYVLDDAKLAFVVTDYFFSLSLYFENGRFDPHKDLLGFDDSALNWGDDLFNYYKNKSREIKSL comes from the coding sequence TTGAAATCAAGCGGATTACTAAGCATATTAACCTTTTCAGAAAAACGAAAAGAACTACTATTTTTATTATTAGAGGAACCCAAATCCTTGTCAGAAATTAAAAACTATTTTGGTGTCTCCTCTCCAGAAATATCTCCACGAATTAAAGAAATGGAAGAAGCAAATTTAATATGTAAAAGCGATAAGAGGTATCATATTACATCTATAGGGAAAATTGCAGCAAAATACCTGCAACCATTGCTGGATTACCTAAATGTTATAGAAAAACATGAAGATTTCTGGAAGGAACACACATTACAGGATATTCCTGAAGAACTCTTGGAAAGGTTAAGCGACTTGAATAATTGTGAACTTCTTGAAGACAGTACTGAACATATCTATGAATCACACAAAGAATTCACAGATAACATCTCTAAATCCACTGTTGTAAAAGGACTTTCATCCATATTTATTCCTACATATCCGCCTTTTTTTGAAAAACTTGCAATAAACAATGTTCCCACCTCACTTATACTGACTGAACCGGTATTTGAAAAAGTTAAAAATGAACATACAGAGCAGATACAGACATACTTGGATGCAGAAAGCACCAGTTTATATGTACTGGATGATGCCAAACTTGCTTTTGTAGTCACCGATTATTTCTTTTCCCTTTCCCTGTACTTTGAAAATGGTAGATTTGACCCTCATAAAGATTTACTCGGTTTTGATGATTCCGCTCTGAATTGGGGAGATGACCTTTTCAATTACTATAAAAATAAATCTAGGGAAATAAAATCCCTATGA
- a CDS encoding UbiA family prenyltransferase, whose product MNGFKKIYWGSFERNIKRKFISSNWFEKNYLFDNKRLLATLHLLNSSTLVSFSGALRIYLALLLLNAHISLLTCFAGGLIIYTVYTLDRTLDSDEDAVNRSELGGSYKKVAFLVSLAAFIVGTSILIMKGLYLIPFLPFITGYLYSKGLKVGGYSLKLKGGLGVKNLVVGLTWGVFITGIAGISINSLIPLFFIFIYFSSKLFINSTMFDFKDAKGDAMAGIKTLPLALGEKKAKNLLLVLQLMSHMGLFVAVMFGYIAFEPVILIYSFIIGILYIREFSTPAENEPKRKRFKRLFMIDGESTTIVSLQAFIGILFP is encoded by the coding sequence ATGAATGGCTTTAAAAAAATATACTGGGGTAGTTTTGAAAGAAATATAAAACGAAAATTTATATCATCTAACTGGTTTGAAAAAAATTATTTATTCGATAACAAAAGGTTATTAGCAACTTTACATCTGTTAAACAGTTCTACACTTGTTTCTTTTTCAGGAGCTTTGAGAATATATCTGGCTCTTCTTCTGTTAAATGCACATATAAGCCTTTTAACTTGTTTTGCGGGTGGTTTAATTATATATACAGTTTACACTCTTGATCGAACACTGGATTCTGATGAGGATGCAGTAAACAGGTCTGAACTTGGTGGATCGTACAAAAAAGTAGCTTTTCTTGTATCTCTGGCGGCTTTTATTGTGGGAACAAGTATACTTATTATGAAAGGTTTGTATTTGATACCCTTCTTGCCGTTTATAACAGGTTATCTTTACAGCAAGGGTCTAAAAGTTGGGGGATACAGTTTAAAATTAAAAGGAGGTCTTGGTGTTAAAAATTTGGTAGTAGGATTAACATGGGGCGTTTTTATAACGGGTATAGCTGGAATATCTATTAACAGTTTAATACCGCTTTTTTTCATATTTATTTACTTTAGCAGTAAATTGTTTATAAATTCAACCATGTTTGATTTCAAAGATGCAAAAGGAGATGCAATGGCTGGAATCAAGACTCTTCCTTTAGCACTCGGGGAGAAAAAAGCCAAAAATCTTTTGTTGGTTCTACAACTTATGTCTCATATGGGTCTTTTTGTTGCTGTGATGTTTGGTTATATAGCTTTTGAACCGGTGATTTTGATTTACAGTTTCATAATAGGTATTTTATACATCAGGGAATTTTCAACTCCAGCAGAAAATGAGCCAAAACGGAAGCGGTTCAAACGGTTATTCATGATAGATGGTGAATCTACAACTATAGTTAGCCTTCAAGCTTTCATAGGGATTTTATTTCCCTAG
- the mfnA gene encoding tyrosine decarboxylase MfnA, whose translation MNEKGISNQKLTDLLDTAKSNDVGYERVLSAMCTYPHDVAVQAHTKFIEANMGDPGLFPGTYSLEKEVINMMGQLLHCSSVHGYITTGGTESNIQALRTMVNSSNVANPNVIVPESAHFSFDKIANILGIEVKKAELDSKFKVDIGSVKSLIDSNTIGLVGIAGSTEFGQIDPINSLSDIALENNLYLHVDAAFGGFVIPFLETSYHFDFVLDGVTSIALDPHKMGFSTIPSGGILFRNREDLNHLQTHTPYLTISTQSSLTGTRSGASVAATYAVMSYLGKEGYRQIVKQCMDLTNDLVEGAKKIGINPLIEPVMNVVTLDVQDPDTLRARLRDEFGWYVSITRNPRALRLVLMPHLTHKNLDLFLQDLEKLVKIG comes from the coding sequence ATGAATGAAAAAGGAATATCCAATCAAAAGTTAACTGATTTATTAGATACAGCAAAATCCAATGATGTGGGTTATGAACGTGTTTTAAGTGCGATGTGCACCTATCCTCATGATGTAGCAGTACAAGCTCATACAAAGTTCATAGAAGCTAATATGGGAGACCCTGGATTGTTTCCAGGAACATATTCTCTTGAAAAAGAAGTTATCAATATGATGGGACAGCTTCTGCATTGTTCTTCAGTACATGGTTACATAACTACAGGCGGAACAGAGTCCAATATACAGGCACTTAGAACAATGGTTAATTCAAGTAATGTAGCAAATCCTAATGTAATTGTTCCTGAATCAGCTCATTTTTCATTTGACAAAATAGCAAATATACTGGGGATTGAGGTCAAAAAAGCAGAATTGGATTCCAAATTCAAAGTGGATATAGGTTCTGTTAAGTCTCTTATAGATTCCAATACGATTGGGCTTGTAGGAATTGCAGGATCGACTGAATTCGGTCAGATAGACCCGATAAATTCTCTTTCTGATATAGCTCTGGAAAATAATCTTTATCTTCATGTTGATGCTGCTTTTGGAGGTTTTGTAATTCCATTCCTTGAAACATCATATCATTTTGATTTTGTACTGGATGGGGTTACATCCATAGCACTTGACCCTCATAAGATGGGTTTTAGCACTATTCCCTCTGGTGGTATACTGTTCAGGAACAGGGAAGATTTGAATCACCTACAGACACATACTCCTTATTTAACTATCAGTACTCAATCGTCACTTACAGGGACAAGAAGTGGAGCCTCAGTAGCTGCTACATATGCTGTAATGTCTTATCTGGGAAAAGAAGGTTACCGTCAAATTGTAAAACAATGTATGGACCTTACTAATGATTTGGTTGAGGGTGCAAAGAAAATTGGAATCAATCCTTTAATTGAACCTGTAATGAATGTAGTAACACTTGATGTACAGGATCCGGATACGCTTAGAGCAAGGTTAAGAGATGAATTCGGTTGGTATGTATCAATTACACGAAATCCCAGAGCTTTAAGGCTTGTTCTGATGCCTCATTTAACTCACAAAAATCTGGATTTGTTTTTGCAGGACTTGGAAAAACTGGTTAAAATTGGTTAA